A window of Acidobacteriota bacterium contains these coding sequences:
- a CDS encoding M20/M25/M40 family metallo-hydrolase, with product MSTAIPSSMESVRRFLALSATCALLAALAIAQAVSGSMAQDLRNYVATPAVSGYESALANHIADELAAFNPTRDNLGDVIVTLSPPAAATGAPLLLVAPLDEPGYVVSAITSQGYLRVERLPTRGFLPLFNVLATGQPIQVQTPSGHWLQGVVTGLSVHLRGGRLNPPDPANLDNMYVDVGASSAAETRAAGVHVLSPIALDRQLQVLGDGALTGFSIGNRYGAAVLVEALRHVDAAKLPGPVTIAFVTQQWSGGRGLARVREQLAQQTNAAAPVPAVLVGWPAPPRQARRLRAAQAAAPVPTLQYWSIPVHWRSTPAATIDAKPLDDLVARVEKALGETPSAPLLPQPALLPLPPLPARPATAPTPTAALQQLVAQYGVHPHESRVAQAIQNLLPPWAHPISDSAGDLVLHGADSGPNAPRILFVAHQDETGFAVQAIAPDGRVRLETRGGVDLRFYIGHPLVVHTGKGMRPAVLELPQGWDQPGFKFERGMPLWADVGAHTPAEVQALGIAAGDTVTIPKRYRALLADRASARSFDDRVGCAALIAAAWALGPSLPGRDVTLAWSTGEEEGLLGAKVIAARMAAAGHAPDYVFAIDTFVSSDSPLESHRYADAALGDGFVIRAIDDSSITPWDLARRVRSMALAAHIPVQIGETSGGNDGSAFLPYGSVDLPLGWPLRTSHSPAEVIDTRDLDSLTQIIETLAHSW from the coding sequence ATGTCAACCGCCATCCCGAGTAGCATGGAAAGCGTGCGCCGCTTCCTTGCACTTTCGGCTACGTGCGCTCTTTTAGCTGCCCTTGCCATCGCCCAGGCCGTCTCCGGCTCCATGGCGCAGGATTTGCGCAACTACGTGGCCACGCCCGCGGTGTCTGGCTACGAGAGCGCGCTGGCCAATCACATCGCCGATGAACTTGCCGCCTTCAATCCCACGCGCGACAATCTCGGCGATGTCATTGTCACTCTCTCGCCGCCAGCCGCCGCCACGGGCGCGCCGCTGCTGCTGGTGGCGCCGCTCGACGAGCCGGGCTACGTAGTCAGCGCCATCACCAGCCAGGGCTATCTGCGCGTCGAGCGCCTGCCCACGCGCGGTTTCCTGCCCCTGTTCAATGTGTTGGCCACAGGTCAGCCTATTCAGGTGCAGACCCCATCCGGCCATTGGCTGCAAGGCGTCGTTACCGGCCTTTCGGTCCACTTGCGCGGCGGCCGCCTGAACCCGCCCGATCCGGCAAACCTGGACAACATGTATGTCGACGTCGGCGCCTCCTCCGCCGCGGAGACGCGCGCCGCCGGCGTCCATGTGCTCAGCCCGATTGCGCTCGACCGCCAGTTGCAGGTGCTCGGCGATGGTGCGCTTACCGGCTTTAGCATCGGCAACCGCTATGGCGCGGCGGTGCTGGTCGAAGCCCTGCGCCATGTGGACGCGGCCAAACTGCCCGGCCCGGTCACCATCGCCTTTGTGACGCAGCAATGGAGCGGTGGACGCGGCCTCGCTCGCGTGCGCGAGCAGCTTGCGCAGCAGACGAACGCCGCCGCTCCCGTCCCGGCGGTACTGGTAGGCTGGCCGGCGCCGCCGCGCCAGGCCCGGCGCTTACGTGCGGCGCAGGCTGCGGCACCGGTTCCCACCCTCCAATATTGGTCGATTCCGGTGCATTGGCGCTCCACACCCGCCGCCACGATCGACGCCAAACCGCTGGACGATCTGGTCGCGCGCGTGGAGAAAGCACTCGGCGAGACCCCGTCGGCACCGCTGCTGCCGCAGCCTGCGCTGCTGCCGCTCCCGCCCTTGCCCGCGCGCCCCGCTACCGCACCCACGCCCACCGCGGCGCTGCAGCAATTGGTCGCGCAGTATGGCGTGCATCCGCACGAGTCGCGCGTCGCGCAGGCGATCCAGAACCTGCTGCCGCCCTGGGCGCACCCCATCAGCGACAGCGCCGGCGACCTGGTACTGCATGGGGCTGATAGCGGACCCAACGCCCCCCGCATCCTGTTTGTCGCCCATCAGGATGAAACCGGTTTCGCCGTGCAAGCGATTGCCCCCGACGGCCGGGTGCGCCTCGAAACCCGCGGCGGCGTCGACCTGCGCTTCTACATTGGTCACCCGCTCGTCGTGCATACCGGCAAGGGGATGCGCCCCGCCGTGCTCGAACTCCCGCAAGGCTGGGATCAGCCCGGTTTCAAATTCGAGCGTGGCATGCCCCTCTGGGCGGACGTTGGTGCGCACACGCCGGCCGAAGTTCAGGCGTTGGGCATTGCCGCCGGCGACACCGTCACCATTCCCAAACGCTATCGCGCGCTGCTGGCCGACCGCGCCAGTGCCCGCAGTTTTGACGATCGTGTCGGCTGTGCCGCGCTCATTGCCGCCGCCTGGGCGCTGGGCCCCAGCCTGCCTGGTCGCGACGTCACCCTCGCCTGGTCCACCGGCGAGGAAGAAGGCCTGCTGGGCGCCAAAGTTATCGCTGCCCGCATGGCCGCGGCCGGCCATGCGCCTGATTACGTCTTCGCCATCGACACCTTCGTCAGTTCCGACTCGCCCCTCGAGTCGCACCGCTACGCCGACGCCGCGCTCGGCGATGGCTTCGTCATCCGCGCCATCGACGACTCCAGCATTACCCCCTGGGACCTCGCCCGCCGCGTGCGCTCGATGGCGCTTGCCGCCCACATTCCCGTGCAGATTGGCGAAACCAGCGGCGGCAATGATGGTTCCGCTTTTCTGCCCTATGGCTCGGTCGATTTGCCCTTGGGCTGGCCCCTGCGCACCTCGCACTCGCCCGCGGAAGTTATCGACACCAGGGATTTGGATTCCCTGACGCAGATCATCGAGACTCTCGCCCATTCCTGGTAA
- a CDS encoding DUF3887 domain-containing protein encodes MLRAWRQMSLPLLAIACLLAGGCVNNKGDSPGDVKASTAAVAITYQLAGQHFSQVYARFSPALQKALPPMQMAKLWQGFESKYGSFDSASAVENRQHGATATDVVVACHFLRGTQFLDWTLANANLQVTGLHLAGGS; translated from the coding sequence GTGCTCCGTGCCTGGCGCCAAATGAGCCTTCCGCTGCTGGCCATAGCCTGTCTTTTGGCCGGCGGCTGTGTCAACAACAAGGGCGACAGCCCTGGCGACGTAAAGGCTAGCACTGCCGCCGTGGCGATCACGTATCAACTTGCCGGTCAGCATTTTTCTCAGGTCTACGCCCGTTTCAGTCCGGCGCTCCAAAAAGCTCTCCCACCGATGCAAATGGCCAAGCTCTGGCAGGGCTTCGAGAGTAAATACGGCAGCTTCGATAGCGCTTCCGCCGTCGAGAATCGCCAGCATGGCGCCACGGCCACCGATGTAGTCGTGGCCTGCCACTTCCTCCGAGGCACGCAATTTCTCGACTGGACTCTGGCTAATGCCAATCTCCAGGTTACCGGCCTGCACCTGGCCGGTGGTTCCTAG
- a CDS encoding PIN domain-containing protein, which yields MVALLDVNVLIAITWPADPAHSKCREWFIHTCPQGWASCPLTQTGYVRVITSPGFSPDAPSIAEAVSKLERHIAHRDHQFWAADLQLPEVWRYFVGRLQGHRQITDAYLLALAIHRGGVLVTRDRGIRSLLPAGSPLVKHLLVLE from the coding sequence ATGGTCGCCCTCCTCGACGTAAATGTTCTCATCGCGATTACGTGGCCAGCCGATCCGGCACATTCAAAGTGCCGCGAATGGTTTATACACACGTGCCCTCAGGGATGGGCAAGTTGCCCATTGACGCAAACCGGGTACGTTCGCGTCATTACGAGCCCGGGATTTTCGCCTGATGCACCTTCGATCGCAGAGGCCGTTTCCAAGCTTGAACGCCACATTGCCCACCGGGATCACCAATTTTGGGCAGCAGATCTGCAACTGCCAGAAGTGTGGCGCTATTTCGTTGGCCGGCTGCAAGGGCATCGGCAAATCACGGATGCATACCTGTTGGCGCTTGCCATTCATCGCGGGGGCGTGCTGGTCACACGAGATAGAGGTATTCGTTCGCTGCTGCCCGCGGGCAGCCCACTGGTGAAGCATCTGCTGGTGCTGGAATGA